The following are from one region of the Methanomassiliicoccales archaeon LGM-DZ1 genome:
- a CDS encoding translation elongation factor EF-1beta, which yields MGQIVSTYDILPESTDIDLKKIMADLPNIIPKGVKLIEEDTKIAPVAFGLMKIVAAFVIDDSIETIGGDLENALTSIPGIQNVECVSSTNY from the coding sequence ATGGGACAGATCGTCAGCACCTACGACATCCTGCCGGAGAGCACCGACATCGACCTGAAGAAGATCATGGCGGACCTTCCGAACATCATCCCCAAGGGCGTCAAGCTCATCGAGGAGGACACCAAGATCGCCCCCGTTGCCTTCGGTCTCATGAAGATCGTGGCTGCCTTCGTCATCGATGACAGCATCGAGACCATCGGCGGCGACCTCGAGAACGCGCTCACCTCGATCCCCGGGATCCAGAACGTCGAGTGCGTCTCTTCCACCAACTACTGA
- a CDS encoding DNA primase large subunit PriL: MVDSLRAARYPFVSDAAAFIDANGVSIEDLLVSPMYADARRRGMERVMGALKKHMIEDVPLNVSRDSENYVHLIEILSYGYARMIVSDINDRLLTKRYALAEAERVNRILEDDAESIDAISSELDISEHVNPDNTVSIHFADYLRYSVAIGAVEWKLINRDVRNGFVIIPRKDFGRLVQNAFLRRLESEIPLNLTDSMKKMLSKNSQHVRLALADLKASLSPTGGKGIDNDCLPPCIKAIIKMAQTGQNLPHSARFALVSFMHAMGADYDQIISIFAESPDFDESKSKYQIMHITGELNGGEGYTPPGCGAMKTEGICFNPDGLCEKVKHPLSYYRLKSRDLNFVRKPEEGKDGEGKKERITPSSLPPRPPARQNARPRRGCARS, translated from the coding sequence ATGGTCGATTCCCTCCGTGCCGCAAGATATCCGTTCGTCTCCGACGCGGCCGCGTTCATCGACGCGAACGGCGTGAGCATAGAGGACCTCCTGGTCTCCCCTATGTACGCCGATGCCCGCCGCCGGGGGATGGAGAGGGTCATGGGGGCGCTGAAGAAGCATATGATTGAGGACGTCCCCCTGAACGTGTCGAGGGATTCCGAGAACTATGTGCATCTGATAGAGATCCTGTCGTACGGGTATGCCAGGATGATCGTGTCAGACATCAACGACCGCCTCCTCACCAAGAGGTACGCCCTCGCCGAGGCCGAGCGCGTGAACAGGATCCTCGAGGACGATGCCGAATCGATCGACGCCATTTCCTCGGAGCTGGACATCAGCGAGCACGTCAATCCGGACAACACCGTGAGCATACATTTCGCCGACTACCTGCGCTACTCCGTGGCCATCGGCGCGGTCGAATGGAAGCTGATAAACCGCGATGTGAGGAACGGGTTCGTCATCATACCCAGGAAGGATTTCGGAAGGCTGGTGCAGAACGCGTTCCTCAGGAGGCTGGAGTCCGAGATCCCCCTGAATCTGACGGACAGCATGAAGAAGATGCTGTCGAAGAACTCCCAGCATGTCCGCCTGGCTCTGGCGGACCTGAAGGCCTCCCTCAGCCCGACCGGCGGGAAGGGCATCGACAACGACTGCCTGCCGCCCTGCATCAAGGCCATCATCAAGATGGCGCAGACAGGTCAGAACCTCCCCCACAGCGCCAGGTTCGCCCTGGTCTCGTTCATGCACGCGATGGGCGCGGACTACGATCAGATAATCTCTATCTTCGCAGAATCCCCGGACTTCGACGAGAGCAAGTCGAAGTACCAGATAATGCACATCACCGGCGAGCTGAACGGCGGGGAGGGGTACACCCCGCCCGGGTGCGGAGCGATGAAGACGGAGGGGATCTGCTTCAATCCTGACGGGCTCTGCGAGAAGGTGAAGCACCCTCTGAGCTATTACCGGCTCAAATCGCGCGATCTGAACTTCGTCAGGAAGCCCGAAGAAGGGAAAGACGGAGAGGGGAAGAAGGAGCGAATCACTCCTTCTTCCCTGCCTCCCCGCCCTCCTGCCCGGCAGAACGCTCGGCCTCGCCGAGGTTGCGCCAGGTCATGA
- a CDS encoding glycosyltransferase family 2 protein → MQENGRAPKVSVIVPVKNGADYIGECIGCLKSQTFRDFEALICVDASSTDGSSEAAVSAAAGDPRFSLFSLKEGTHLAGNRNLGLAHARGEYVWFLDVDDWFVPDLLESCIGLAEKERSDLVIFNAVNAGPGGKVPERMMAVSYGVYTMPASACMRLMRKAAVPVTAWSKFAKRSVIEGAGLRFSDSLAEDVEFTYRLLAVCGTVTVSLRPMYAYRRNTGSLTSDPSKADRRGRDEVRAYCAADVTAEGIEDPSARVEVLRSNAYMKMRSAGHMDRASFVKYVRSPEFAEMRKKYLRGFEGWGCFHFPSVYHWGIRFYIRHFYKHDGKTYMRTDGRVFRKALGPKH, encoded by the coding sequence ATGCAGGAAAACGGACGCGCCCCGAAGGTTTCGGTCATCGTTCCCGTGAAGAACGGGGCGGATTATATCGGGGAATGCATAGGCTGCCTGAAGTCCCAGACCTTCAGGGATTTCGAAGCGCTCATCTGCGTGGACGCCTCCAGCACCGACGGCAGCTCCGAGGCGGCCGTGTCCGCGGCCGCCGGCGATCCCCGTTTCTCGCTCTTCTCCCTGAAGGAGGGCACCCATCTCGCCGGCAACAGGAACCTCGGCCTCGCCCATGCCCGCGGGGAGTACGTATGGTTCCTGGATGTGGACGACTGGTTCGTCCCGGACCTTCTGGAGAGCTGCATCGGCCTGGCCGAGAAGGAGCGCTCGGACCTGGTGATCTTCAACGCCGTCAACGCCGGCCCCGGCGGGAAGGTCCCGGAGAGGATGATGGCCGTTTCCTACGGCGTCTACACGATGCCGGCGTCCGCCTGCATGAGGCTGATGAGGAAGGCGGCGGTGCCGGTCACGGCCTGGTCGAAGTTCGCGAAGAGATCGGTCATCGAGGGCGCCGGCCTGCGCTTCAGCGACTCCCTGGCGGAGGATGTGGAGTTCACCTACCGCCTACTGGCTGTCTGCGGGACGGTCACGGTGTCCCTCCGCCCGATGTACGCCTACCGCAGGAACACCGGGTCCCTCACCTCCGACCCGTCCAAGGCCGACAGGCGCGGAAGGGACGAGGTCAGGGCCTACTGCGCCGCGGACGTGACCGCTGAGGGCATCGAGGACCCGTCGGCGAGGGTGGAGGTCCTCCGCAGCAATGCTTACATGAAGATGCGCTCGGCCGGCCACATGGACAGGGCGAGCTTCGTGAAGTATGTCAGGAGCCCGGAGTTCGCCGAGATGCGGAAGAAGTATCTCAGGGGCTTCGAGGGCTGGGGCTGCTTCCATTTCCCGTCGGTGTACCACTGGGGGATCAGGTTCTACATCCGCCATTTCTACAAGCATGACGGGAAGACGTACATGCGGACCGACGGCAGGGTGTTCAGGAAGGCCCTGGGCCCCAAGCACTGA
- a CDS encoding NDP-sugar synthase: protein MAPRVKQAVVLVGGKGTRLLPLTLTRPKPAMPILDRPFIKYLIGSLASAGVREVIMACGYKSDLLAAAVGDGSDMGVELTYSDEESPMGTGGALKLLEDRLDPVFAAANGDTLTSVDILAMEDAHFSSGAAATVSLSKVSDPSRYGVVRTDADGRIAEFQDKPRPGEEISDLVNTGVYIAQRRVLGYVPPRTFFDFSKDLFPLLLSHGERLTGYVSPGPWTDIGVPADLIRMNLEMAGRVHPAPGWESRVSGSKISGRFYIGDDAFLRRSEVCESVISKGCTINDSYISGTLLMKGCRADGAHIERSVIGEGCTLGRGCVVTDAVLGDGTVVGENEKVTGRSE from the coding sequence ATGGCCCCGAGAGTGAAGCAGGCCGTCGTCCTCGTCGGAGGGAAGGGGACGCGCCTCCTGCCGCTGACGCTCACACGCCCCAAGCCTGCCATGCCGATCCTCGACAGGCCCTTCATAAAGTACCTCATCGGTTCCCTGGCCTCTGCCGGCGTGCGCGAGGTCATAATGGCCTGCGGCTACAAGTCCGACCTGCTGGCGGCGGCCGTCGGGGACGGGTCCGACATGGGCGTGGAGCTGACCTATTCCGATGAAGAGTCGCCCATGGGCACCGGAGGGGCGCTGAAACTGCTGGAGGACCGCCTGGACCCGGTCTTCGCCGCTGCCAACGGGGATACGCTGACCTCGGTCGACATCCTCGCTATGGAGGATGCGCATTTCTCATCAGGCGCGGCGGCGACGGTGTCCCTCTCCAAGGTCAGCGATCCGAGCAGGTACGGGGTCGTCCGCACGGACGCCGACGGGAGGATCGCGGAGTTCCAGGACAAGCCCCGCCCGGGGGAGGAGATCTCCGACCTGGTGAACACCGGGGTGTACATCGCCCAGCGCCGGGTGCTGGGGTACGTCCCGCCGCGCACGTTCTTCGATTTTTCCAAGGACCTGTTCCCCCTCCTGCTCTCGCACGGCGAGCGCCTGACAGGTTACGTCTCCCCGGGCCCGTGGACCGACATCGGCGTCCCGGCCGACCTCATAAGGATGAACCTCGAGATGGCCGGCAGGGTGCATCCGGCGCCGGGGTGGGAGAGCAGGGTGAGCGGATCGAAGATCTCCGGCAGGTTCTATATAGGCGATGATGCCTTCCTAAGACGTTCGGAAGTCTGCGAATCTGTTATAAGCAAGGGATGCACTATCAACGATTCGTACATATCTGGCACATTGCTGATGAAAGGTTGCCGCGCTGACGGGGCGCATATCGAGCGTTCCGTCATCGGCGAGGGCTGCACCCTCGGCCGGGGCTGCGTCGTCACCGACGCCGTCCTCGGCGACGGCACTGTGGTCGGAGAGAACGAGAAAGTCACAGGACGGTCGGAGTGA
- a CDS encoding radical SAM protein encodes MSRTTKAAIIDGYIDDPAALGVPPYISPMIRAVAGAAKDAGCSTEYVTIDMIRGGRAPPDADVTVLLSGNTVPGKYLRSMPMSLKEIREISPKLSGLTVIGGSSAFAPDAQRFDRRIRGDLAAAVSDILHGKEPTGRWRTLDEWNRWMLLGADIAASHQDFPDPLEAEIETYRGCHRWKSGGCSFCVEPSKGRPLTREPADILAEIRRLREIGVRNIRIGGQTDIISYGSSDDDSGCPRPNPEKVRELFEGIRQLGFDNVSVDNADPNVISTYPEESEEIVRILAETCSSGNVLALGLESADPEVARLNNLNSTAEGVLEAVRLINRVGGGRGESGMPKILPGINIICGLDGETAATYEADLALLRRIRDEGLLLRRINIRQVIPSRRPFDVKVNEKRFKKFKETVREEIDRPMLERMVPAGTVLRGVMAELHDGNITFGRQAGSYPLLVGIPYKIELGKRYDVAVIGWGFRSVTGITYPFNINTMPMSALSALPGIGKKRAASIAAKRPFSGPDDLSRAVDDPRVIQGLKTMITFE; translated from the coding sequence ATGAGCAGGACAACCAAGGCGGCCATCATCGACGGGTACATCGATGACCCCGCCGCACTGGGGGTGCCGCCCTATATCTCCCCCATGATCAGGGCCGTGGCCGGTGCTGCGAAAGACGCAGGGTGTTCTACGGAATACGTCACTATTGACATGATCCGCGGAGGACGTGCGCCGCCCGACGCCGACGTGACCGTCCTGCTGTCCGGCAACACCGTCCCGGGGAAGTACCTCAGGTCGATGCCGATGTCCCTGAAGGAGATCAGGGAGATCTCCCCCAAGCTCTCGGGCCTCACGGTCATCGGGGGATCGTCGGCGTTCGCGCCGGATGCCCAGAGGTTCGACCGCCGCATAAGAGGAGACCTCGCCGCCGCGGTCAGCGACATCCTGCACGGGAAGGAGCCCACCGGCCGCTGGAGGACGCTTGACGAGTGGAACAGGTGGATGCTCCTGGGCGCCGACATAGCTGCGAGCCACCAGGACTTCCCGGACCCCCTCGAGGCGGAGATCGAGACCTACCGCGGATGCCACCGCTGGAAGTCCGGGGGATGCTCGTTCTGCGTAGAGCCCTCCAAAGGGCGGCCCCTCACCAGGGAGCCTGCCGACATCCTCGCGGAAATACGGAGGCTCAGGGAGATCGGCGTGAGGAACATCCGCATCGGAGGGCAGACGGACATCATCTCCTACGGAAGCTCCGACGATGACTCTGGATGCCCCCGCCCGAACCCGGAAAAGGTACGCGAGCTGTTCGAGGGAATAAGACAATTAGGTTTTGACAACGTCAGCGTGGACAATGCCGACCCAAATGTGATCTCCACATATCCCGAAGAATCGGAGGAGATCGTCCGCATCCTCGCGGAAACCTGCTCGTCCGGCAACGTCCTCGCCCTCGGGCTCGAATCGGCCGATCCGGAGGTCGCCCGTCTGAACAATCTCAACTCGACCGCGGAAGGAGTGCTCGAGGCCGTCCGCCTGATCAACCGCGTCGGAGGCGGAAGGGGAGAGAGCGGGATGCCGAAGATACTCCCGGGCATCAACATCATCTGCGGGCTGGACGGCGAGACCGCGGCCACCTACGAGGCCGACCTCGCCCTGCTGAGGAGGATCCGCGACGAAGGGCTCCTGCTGAGGAGGATAAACATCCGCCAGGTCATCCCGTCCCGCAGGCCGTTCGACGTCAAGGTGAACGAGAAGAGGTTCAAGAAGTTCAAGGAGACCGTGCGCGAGGAGATCGACCGCCCCATGCTGGAGCGCATGGTTCCTGCGGGCACCGTCCTCAGAGGGGTCATGGCCGAGCTGCATGACGGGAACATAACCTTCGGCCGCCAGGCAGGCTCGTACCCCCTGCTGGTCGGCATCCCGTACAAGATCGAGCTCGGGAAGCGTTACGACGTCGCCGTCATCGGCTGGGGCTTCCGTTCGGTGACAGGCATCACCTATCCGTTCAACATCAACACCATGCCTATGTCGGCCTTGTCCGCCCTCCCCGGGATCGGGAAGAAGAGAGCGGCATCCATCGCCGCCAAGAGGCCGTTCAGCGGCCCGGACGACCTCTCCCGTGCCGTGGACGACCCCCGCGTCATACAAGGTCTAAAAACCATGATAACATTCGAATGA
- a CDS encoding zinc finger domain-containing protein, translated as MANEKICSSCGKRLIGHGNTFFKCPNCGQVEIGRCAECRDQKVPYKCPNCGFCGP; from the coding sequence ATGGCTAACGAAAAGATTTGCTCTTCCTGCGGGAAGAGGCTTATCGGGCACGGCAACACCTTCTTCAAATGCCCCAACTGCGGACAGGTCGAGATCGGCAGGTGCGCCGAGTGCCGCGACCAGAAAGTCCCCTACAAATGCCCCAACTGCGGATTCTGCGGACCTTGA
- a CDS encoding kinase, translating to MVEIIRSRAPLRIGLAGGGTDVEPYASEKGGYVFNTTINKYAYSTLKPRKDNTMTVNSEYYGRYKAPLGDGPLPLDGNMDLIKAVTNHFGVTEGFDMSIRSDVPAGSGLGGSSTMIVSMIGAIANWRDVDMSKLEMAALAYHLEREVIGLKGGKQDQYAAVFGGFNSLRFDSGGVAVLPAKIPQDIIYELQCRSVMCFTGMTHDSAAVIDTQIKSYKEGKNDAALDKAKDIAIRMRSALRHGDIDEVGNLLGESWQYKKMFSDKVSNPEIDSLYDTAIKAGAIGGKVSGAGGGGFMYFVTKYDKKPQVSKALAKAGADVTDFQFEPEGVISWRSRYD from the coding sequence ATGGTAGAGATCATCAGGTCCAGGGCGCCCCTCAGGATAGGCCTGGCTGGAGGCGGGACCGATGTTGAGCCCTATGCCTCGGAGAAGGGAGGCTACGTCTTCAACACCACCATCAACAAGTATGCGTACAGCACGCTGAAGCCGAGGAAGGACAACACCATGACGGTCAACTCCGAGTACTACGGCCGCTACAAGGCCCCCCTCGGCGACGGACCGCTCCCTCTGGACGGGAACATGGACCTTATCAAGGCCGTGACCAACCATTTCGGCGTGACCGAAGGGTTCGACATGAGCATCCGTTCCGACGTCCCCGCCGGGTCCGGTCTAGGAGGGTCGTCGACCATGATTGTCTCGATGATCGGGGCCATCGCCAACTGGCGGGACGTCGACATGTCCAAGCTCGAGATGGCGGCCCTGGCATACCACCTGGAGAGAGAGGTCATAGGCCTCAAAGGGGGCAAGCAGGACCAGTACGCGGCAGTCTTCGGCGGCTTCAACTCCCTGAGGTTCGACAGCGGAGGGGTGGCGGTCCTCCCCGCCAAGATCCCGCAGGACATAATCTACGAGCTCCAGTGCCGTTCGGTCATGTGCTTCACCGGCATGACCCACGATTCCGCCGCAGTCATCGATACCCAGATCAAATCGTACAAAGAGGGCAAGAACGACGCGGCCTTAGACAAGGCCAAGGACATCGCCATAAGGATGCGCTCCGCGCTCAGGCACGGCGACATCGACGAGGTGGGCAATCTCCTCGGCGAGTCCTGGCAGTACAAGAAGATGTTCTCCGACAAGGTCTCCAACCCGGAGATCGACAGCCTCTATGACACTGCCATCAAAGCGGGGGCCATCGGCGGGAAGGTCTCGGGAGCCGGAGGAGGAGGGTTCATGTACTTCGTCACGAAGTACGATAAGAAGCCCCAGGTATCGAAGGCCCTTGCCAAGGCGGGCGCCGATGTCACCGACTTCCAGTTCGAGCCCGAGGGCGTGATCTCATGGAGAAGCAGATATGACTGA
- a CDS encoding adenylate kinase family protein, translated as MSEELRKRGYEVVDINRHLREYGLLGERDVLRDTYNVDMDALNDSLEPYRSKDSIVFMDSHLAHQCDCSRIIVLRCDPAVLAERLRKRGYSDGKVLENVQAEVLDVILCESTDTDIPVNEIDCTRGTPAEAADIIERIVRGNGDIYRPGNVDWSGEMEEWF; from the coding sequence GTGTCGGAGGAGCTGAGGAAGCGCGGCTACGAGGTGGTGGACATCAACAGGCATCTCCGGGAGTACGGGCTGCTCGGGGAGAGGGACGTCCTCCGCGACACCTACAACGTGGACATGGATGCCCTCAACGACTCGTTGGAGCCGTACCGGAGCAAGGACTCGATCGTGTTCATGGATTCCCATCTGGCACATCAGTGCGACTGTTCCAGGATAATCGTCCTCAGGTGCGATCCCGCCGTCCTCGCCGAGAGGCTCAGGAAGCGCGGCTACTCGGACGGCAAGGTGCTCGAGAACGTGCAGGCCGAGGTGCTGGACGTCATCCTGTGCGAGAGCACGGACACCGACATCCCGGTGAACGAGATAGACTGCACCCGCGGCACCCCCGCGGAGGCGGCCGACATAATAGAGAGAATCGTCCGCGGGAACGGGGATATTTATAGGCCCGGGAACGTGGACTGGTCAGGGGAGATGGAAGAATGGTTCTAG
- a CDS encoding CDP-alcohol phosphatidyltransferase family protein, with translation MAVDKKRLEEALNHDESNNASENYFYIPLGSLFVRLLVHTRVTPNQLTIFWGCLMFFSCFCFWTDDRWINVLGGIGWVISYALDCADGSLARYTNLKSGRGDYIDGFNHRLTYPLLMFSLGYWAYRWGMDSIFGFSFDPAVYLFLGCIAGTSMVLIIDVGNIYNRIMPENQLVTNAGTTGMEGEYVRHKSFYKKVIPFSPFPFTNMLFLIPFFALFGYLDVFIVFYAFVYAGGLFYRAHLLYKKIPGPDMSGRFR, from the coding sequence GTGGCAGTCGATAAGAAGAGGCTCGAGGAAGCGCTCAACCACGATGAGTCCAACAACGCATCGGAGAACTATTTCTACATCCCGCTCGGGAGCCTCTTCGTCAGGCTCCTGGTGCACACCCGCGTCACACCGAACCAGCTGACCATCTTCTGGGGATGCCTGATGTTCTTCAGCTGCTTCTGCTTCTGGACGGACGACCGCTGGATCAATGTGCTCGGCGGGATCGGCTGGGTCATCTCATATGCCCTGGACTGCGCCGACGGATCGCTGGCCCGCTACACCAACCTCAAGTCGGGGCGCGGAGACTACATCGATGGTTTCAACCACCGCCTGACCTATCCGCTGCTCATGTTCAGCCTCGGCTACTGGGCCTACAGGTGGGGGATGGACAGCATCTTCGGGTTCAGCTTCGACCCGGCCGTCTACCTGTTCCTCGGCTGCATCGCCGGGACCAGCATGGTGCTCATAATCGACGTGGGGAACATCTACAACCGCATCATGCCGGAGAACCAGCTGGTCACCAATGCCGGGACCACCGGCATGGAAGGGGAGTACGTCAGGCACAAGTCGTTCTACAAGAAGGTCATCCCCTTCAGCCCCTTCCCGTTCACCAACATGCTGTTCCTGATCCCGTTCTTCGCGCTCTTCGGGTACCTCGACGTGTTCATCGTGTTCTACGCGTTCGTCTACGCCGGCGGCCTGTTCTACCGTGCGCATCTCCTCTACAAGAAGATCCCCGGCCCGGACATGAGCGGGAGGTTCAGATGA
- a CDS encoding ARMT1-like domain-containing protein, whose protein sequence is MKVRADCVPCLLKRVLFQARLAGNGTEFAAMDAAVKAYAAGFSPDACSAELATEAHSAAYRAMGTADPYRAMKEEADRVAARYVPAAADFIDSSDDRFAAAVRVSIIGNIMDFGSGIAIDSPDRFGEMFQSLLDQGVGSDQTPELEKIVGSSETVLYAFDNCGEDEFDRLLMREMRSDGKRVIGIVRGAPILNDVTREDALRIGLDRDMDGILDTGGFCIGFSDRLMPPELREEMSSAGVMIAKGMANYESLSEMELPLPVAHLLRAKCIPVASSLDVPVGTNVVRMAHL, encoded by the coding sequence ATGAAGGTCCGTGCCGACTGCGTCCCCTGCCTTCTGAAGAGGGTCCTCTTCCAGGCCCGCCTCGCCGGCAACGGCACCGAGTTCGCGGCCATGGACGCCGCAGTGAAGGCGTACGCCGCGGGCTTCTCGCCGGACGCATGCTCCGCGGAGCTGGCGACCGAGGCCCATTCCGCCGCGTACAGGGCGATGGGCACCGCCGATCCCTACCGCGCCATGAAGGAGGAGGCGGACAGGGTGGCCGCCCGCTATGTCCCGGCCGCCGCCGATTTCATCGATTCGTCAGACGACCGCTTCGCCGCCGCCGTGAGGGTCTCGATAATCGGGAACATCATGGATTTCGGGTCCGGCATAGCCATCGACAGCCCCGACCGCTTCGGGGAGATGTTCCAGTCCCTCCTGGACCAGGGGGTGGGCTCCGACCAGACGCCTGAGCTGGAGAAGATCGTGGGGTCATCGGAGACCGTCCTCTATGCGTTCGACAACTGCGGGGAGGACGAGTTCGACCGCCTCCTCATGCGCGAGATGAGGTCGGACGGGAAGAGGGTCATCGGGATCGTGCGCGGAGCGCCCATCCTCAACGACGTGACCAGGGAGGACGCCCTGCGCATAGGCCTGGACCGCGACATGGACGGGATCCTCGACACAGGAGGGTTCTGCATCGGGTTCTCCGACAGGCTGATGCCGCCGGAGCTCAGGGAGGAGATGTCCTCCGCCGGCGTGATGATCGCCAAGGGGATGGCCAACTACGAGTCTCTGTCGGAGATGGAGCTGCCGCTCCCGGTGGCCCATCTGCTCCGCGCCAAATGCATCCCGGTGGCCTCGTCACTGGATGTGCCAGTCGGCACCAATGTGGTCCGCATGGCCCACCTGTGA
- a CDS encoding NADP-dependent malic enzyme, protein MSFMDKFKKKESGESAGSEQPKKPRYEDLTPEQRLELAAKPGKDAMIMHKYYGGKIETVPKACIRNFDDFSIWYSPGVAEPCKDIEKNPEMVYEHTCKWNTVAVVSDGTRVLGLGDIGPEAAMPVMEGKAMLFKYLGGVDCVPICLDTKDPDKIIETVRLIAPSFGGINLEDISNPKCFDILDELRADCKIPVWHDDQQGTATIEVAGAINALKLVGKKFEDANIAIVGAGAASIATARLLLGTGFRADHLCMCDSKGILNMDRDDIDDAHRLKKMIAEKTNGAGKKGGIKEAMEGADIVIAASKPGPGTIPAEYIDGMADDPIVFATANPVPEMWPWEAKEHGCKVFATGRADFPNQVNNSMGFPAIFRGVLDVRAKSISDEMCIAAATELAKCAEEKGLSAEYIVPNMSEEDVFAREAAAVAVKACEQGLARKKTTYQEEYERAAAIIGRSRKLTRAMMDQGFIRKYEEPAQ, encoded by the coding sequence ATGAGTTTCATGGACAAGTTCAAGAAGAAGGAGTCCGGCGAGAGCGCCGGCAGCGAGCAGCCCAAGAAGCCGAGGTACGAGGACCTCACCCCGGAGCAGCGCCTGGAGTTGGCCGCCAAGCCCGGGAAGGACGCCATGATCATGCACAAGTACTACGGCGGCAAGATCGAGACCGTCCCCAAGGCATGCATCAGGAACTTCGATGATTTCTCCATCTGGTACTCCCCCGGAGTGGCGGAGCCCTGCAAGGACATCGAGAAGAACCCCGAGATGGTGTACGAGCACACCTGCAAGTGGAACACCGTCGCGGTGGTATCCGACGGTACCCGCGTGCTCGGTCTCGGAGACATCGGCCCCGAGGCCGCCATGCCCGTCATGGAGGGCAAGGCCATGCTCTTCAAGTACCTGGGAGGCGTCGACTGCGTCCCCATCTGCCTCGACACCAAGGACCCTGACAAGATCATCGAGACCGTCAGGCTCATCGCCCCCTCCTTCGGCGGCATCAACCTCGAGGATATCTCCAACCCCAAGTGCTTCGATATCCTCGATGAGCTCAGGGCCGACTGCAAGATCCCCGTATGGCACGACGACCAGCAGGGTACCGCGACCATCGAGGTCGCCGGTGCCATCAACGCCCTCAAGCTCGTCGGGAAGAAGTTCGAGGACGCCAACATCGCCATCGTCGGCGCCGGCGCCGCCTCCATCGCCACCGCCAGGCTCCTGCTCGGCACCGGGTTCCGCGCGGACCACCTCTGCATGTGCGACTCCAAGGGGATCCTGAACATGGACAGGGACGACATCGATGATGCCCACCGCCTCAAGAAGATGATCGCCGAGAAGACCAACGGAGCCGGTAAGAAGGGAGGCATCAAGGAGGCCATGGAGGGCGCCGATATCGTCATCGCCGCCTCCAAGCCCGGGCCCGGGACCATCCCCGCCGAGTACATCGACGGCATGGCCGACGACCCCATCGTGTTTGCCACCGCCAACCCCGTCCCCGAGATGTGGCCCTGGGAGGCCAAGGAGCACGGCTGCAAGGTGTTCGCCACCGGCAGGGCCGACTTCCCCAACCAGGTCAACAACTCCATGGGCTTCCCTGCCATCTTCAGGGGAGTGCTCGACGTGAGGGCCAAGTCCATCTCCGACGAGATGTGCATCGCGGCGGCCACCGAGCTCGCCAAGTGCGCCGAGGAGAAGGGCCTCAGCGCCGAGTACATCGTGCCCAATATGTCCGAGGAGGACGTCTTCGCCCGCGAGGCTGCCGCCGTCGCCGTCAAGGCCTGCGAGCAGGGCCTGGCCAGGAAGAAGACCACCTACCAGGAGGAGTACGAGCGCGCCGCGGCCATCATAGGCAGGTCCAGGAAGCTGACCCGCGCCATGATGGACCAGGGATTCATCAGGAAGTACGAAGAGCCCGCTCAGTGA
- a CDS encoding CDP-alcohol phosphatidyltransferase family protein, giving the protein MVLDKHRREADPFIAPVARRFINVNPNTVSWLGLITALICGVVFYFSYDEHWLLLLGAILVLVSGYFDALDGKIAKLAGKCSVKGDYLDHVFDRYADMFMIVPFALCGWCNDYIGMLAIVGVLLTSYMGTQAQAVGAKRLYDGLLGRADRVVLCFAVPIFQFIMSAVWEDTFDVFGHAMSLIELMMLYFAVVGNLTAVQRVLMTWRNLGEAERSAGQEGGEAGKKE; this is encoded by the coding sequence ATGGTTCTAGACAAGCACAGGAGAGAAGCAGACCCCTTCATCGCACCGGTTGCGAGGCGCTTCATCAACGTCAACCCGAACACGGTATCCTGGCTCGGGCTGATCACGGCGCTCATCTGCGGCGTCGTGTTCTATTTCAGCTACGACGAGCACTGGCTGCTCCTTCTGGGAGCGATTCTGGTGCTGGTATCAGGGTACTTCGATGCCCTGGACGGCAAGATAGCGAAGCTGGCCGGGAAATGCTCGGTCAAGGGCGATTATCTGGACCACGTCTTCGACAGGTACGCGGACATGTTCATGATCGTGCCGTTCGCGCTCTGCGGATGGTGTAACGACTACATCGGCATGCTCGCTATCGTCGGCGTCCTGCTGACGTCCTACATGGGGACCCAGGCGCAGGCGGTCGGCGCCAAGAGGCTCTACGACGGCCTTCTCGGCAGGGCCGACAGGGTCGTCCTGTGCTTCGCCGTGCCCATATTCCAGTTCATCATGTCCGCGGTATGGGAGGACACCTTCGACGTCTTCGGGCACGCGATGTCCCTGATCGAGCTCATGATGCTCTATTTCGCCGTGGTCGGGAACCTGACCGCGGTGCAGCGCGTGCTCATGACCTGGCGCAACCTCGGCGAGGCCGAGCGTTCTGCCGGGCAGGAGGGCGGGGAGGCAGGGAAGAAGGAGTGA